In Lachnospiraceae bacterium, one DNA window encodes the following:
- a CDS encoding HAMP domain-containing histidine kinase, with translation MNMRKLSINKACILLGTLLLLAVGAVCAAVYLLTRNITAVRCVFLFSLFVLLCVIFFVALIRRKLVRFSDAFCGQMDDMLSGDMQPKQTVEEESLFYKINYRLGRLYEVMQENKNSIAKERADLQELISDISHQVKTPIANLKMINNTLLEKEVPPQKQKEFLTAQASQLDKLDFLMQAMIKTSRLETGVISLEQKQQPVYDTLAAALGGILLNAEKKQIDVQVECPEHLDARHDRKWTSEALFNILDNAVKYTPTGGQIRVSVEGWEMYVKIDIADTGIGISEQHQGTIFKRFYREDAVHDVDGIGIGLYLAREIVTLQGGYIRVASEVGKGSTFSVFLLRK, from the coding sequence ATGAATATGCGAAAACTCTCCATCAACAAAGCCTGCATCCTTTTGGGAACGCTGTTGCTGCTGGCGGTTGGTGCAGTCTGCGCCGCTGTTTATCTGCTGACCCGGAATATAACCGCTGTCCGGTGTGTGTTCCTGTTCAGTCTCTTTGTGCTGCTCTGCGTTATCTTCTTTGTGGCTCTGATCCGCCGGAAGCTGGTCCGGTTTTCCGATGCCTTTTGTGGTCAGATGGATGATATGCTCTCCGGGGATATGCAGCCAAAGCAGACGGTCGAGGAAGAAAGCCTGTTCTATAAAATCAACTACCGGCTGGGGCGGCTGTACGAGGTCATGCAGGAAAATAAAAACAGCATCGCAAAGGAACGGGCTGACCTGCAAGAGCTGATCTCTGACATCTCCCATCAGGTCAAGACCCCGATTGCCAACTTGAAGATGATCAACAACACGCTGCTTGAAAAAGAGGTTCCCCCGCAGAAGCAAAAGGAATTTCTGACAGCCCAGGCCAGCCAGCTTGATAAGCTGGACTTCCTCATGCAAGCCATGATTAAAACCTCCCGCCTGGAAACAGGAGTCATTTCGCTGGAGCAAAAACAGCAGCCGGTTTATGATACCCTTGCCGCTGCCCTGGGCGGGATTTTGCTCAATGCCGAAAAGAAACAAATAGATGTGCAGGTGGAATGCCCGGAGCATTTGGATGCACGCCATGATAGAAAATGGACAAGCGAAGCCCTGTTCAACATTCTGGATAACGCAGTGAAGTACACCCCGACAGGCGGACAGATCCGTGTGTCTGTGGAAGGATGGGAAATGTATGTGAAGATCGACATTGCCGACACCGGCATCGGCATTTCAGAGCAGCACCAGGGAACGATTTTCAAACGGTTTTACCGGGAAGATGCGGTGCATGATGTGGACGGTATTGGAATCGGCCTGTATCTGGCCCGTGAGATTGTGACCTTGCAGGGCGGCTATATCCGGGTGGCGTCCGAGGTCGGGAAAGGCTCAACCTTTTCTGTTTTCCTGCTCCGAAAGTAG
- a CDS encoding ABC transporter ATP-binding protein: MSILQTTELKKYYGTEPNITRALDGVTLSIEKGEFVAIVGTSGSGKSTLLNMIGGLDVPTSGQVVVDGKELSKLKDEELTVFRRRKIGFIFQNYNLVPVLNVYENIVLPVELDGNKVDKKFMNEVVQMLGLEDKLNNMPNNLSGGQQQRVAIARALVSKPAIVLADEPTGNLDSKTSADVLGLLKTTSQKFHQTLVMITHNSEIAQLADRIIRIEDGKIVQ; the protein is encoded by the coding sequence ATGAGCATTTTGCAAACGACTGAACTGAAAAAATATTATGGCACAGAGCCGAACATTACCAGAGCCTTGGATGGTGTGACCCTCTCCATAGAAAAGGGCGAATTTGTAGCCATCGTGGGAACCTCCGGCAGCGGTAAATCCACGTTGCTGAACATGATCGGCGGATTGGATGTGCCCACCTCCGGCCAGGTGGTCGTGGATGGCAAGGAGCTGTCCAAACTCAAAGACGAGGAACTGACCGTCTTCCGCAGAAGAAAGATCGGCTTTATCTTCCAGAACTACAATCTGGTGCCGGTGCTGAATGTCTACGAAAACATTGTGCTGCCTGTGGAGCTGGACGGAAACAAGGTAGACAAGAAGTTTATGAACGAAGTCGTTCAGATGCTGGGGCTGGAGGATAAGCTGAACAATATGCCCAATAACCTCTCCGGCGGCCAGCAGCAGCGCGTAGCCATTGCCCGCGCCTTGGTGTCAAAGCCCGCTATTGTTTTGGCTGATGAACCCACCGGCAACCTGGACAGCAAGACCAGCGCCGATGTGCTGGGGCTTCTGAAAACCACAAGCCAGAAATTCCACCAGACCCTCGTGATGATCACCCATAACAGTGAAATCGCCCAGCTTGCCGACCGCATTATTCGGATCGAGGATGGTAAGATTGTGCAGTAA
- a CDS encoding ABC transporter permease, giving the protein MNDILFGNNNKAVIKKLANRSFHSNKMRNVIAAIAIALTTFLFTAVLTIGMGASGTLEYSMAKLMGSSADALVQGLSEEQFQQLKENAMFEKVGCWIPVEIMTNTNRRVAEVDYADQNQLEIRMLTPRTGSAPQKANEVLVSANILKDLNIEEKIGSENPVELKVRQSDQVYHFDMVVSGIYDTPNEKSESVIVSKAFLEENAEMMSDIAQGRVGCGIYTADVVMRDSYMVKDRISELVRNIGGNPDDVNAANAVRVAPNPIVSNESGLIMWLVAGVFGILFMFCGYLLIYNVFEIAVTNDIRQYGLLRTVGTTSQQIKRLVNRQALYLFLIGTPLGLFFGTLLGRSILPAALQIFAVDFSGGNIEVGTLPYLGIIAGAILFSGLTVYISTRKSVKKASRVSPIEAIRYVEQDMVSIKRKKTASGAVIPRMAKANLQRNKRRTVFIVISLTLSIVLLNSVFIVSGSFDEDAYIENQSRSDFRVYSPGIQAAFGNDFGHNSAVPEKAVEEIKAQPGVTSEVYLYRNTFEDDHISCDWGTPYVVDNTNKELRMMPEHLNLGVYQTGTERDYAALTADNHPLGNVFGFSENFFDQLDIIEGETDLSVLKDKLWNGNNVILMGEYNDHGNFGGAEAAAYRGLSVGDTIQFYENGTPTEEFTIIAKAAATDGDVTVTGGGSNIAQIIEGPRIFMAENKFKEIYETPTLYGFLFDVEEQYQQEMETYLAQDTDVAYTSILTMKATVSGVKNVVLLIGGMIGAVFALVGLINFINLVMTNIITRRHEFATMQSIGMTNRQLRKMMISESFSYVLLAGIVGTLAAAVLGITLVRSFVEISPSSIMMTFQMTLLPALIMLILFLALAFIVPVVALRLFNNRSVVERLRVNE; this is encoded by the coding sequence ATGAATGACATTCTATTTGGCAATAACAACAAGGCTGTCATCAAAAAACTGGCAAACCGCAGTTTTCACAGTAATAAAATGCGGAATGTAATTGCAGCTATCGCGATAGCCCTGACAACCTTTCTCTTTACGGCAGTCTTGACCATTGGCATGGGTGCCAGTGGAACGCTGGAATACAGCATGGCAAAACTGATGGGGTCATCTGCTGACGCTCTGGTGCAGGGACTTTCCGAGGAGCAGTTTCAGCAGTTAAAAGAAAATGCCATGTTTGAAAAGGTGGGCTGCTGGATACCAGTGGAAATTATGACCAACACAAACCGGCGTGTTGCAGAGGTCGATTATGCCGATCAGAACCAGTTGGAAATTCGGATGCTGACGCCGCGCACAGGCTCTGCACCCCAAAAAGCAAATGAGGTTTTGGTTTCTGCCAATATACTGAAGGATCTGAACATCGAAGAAAAAATTGGGTCGGAAAATCCTGTTGAATTGAAGGTTCGTCAAAGTGATCAGGTTTATCATTTTGATATGGTCGTATCCGGTATTTACGACACACCAAATGAAAAATCGGAATCGGTCATTGTTTCCAAAGCCTTTCTGGAAGAAAACGCAGAAATGATGAGCGATATTGCCCAGGGGCGTGTTGGCTGTGGTATTTATACAGCCGATGTAGTAATGCGGGATAGTTATATGGTAAAGGACCGTATTTCAGAGCTTGTCCGCAATATCGGCGGTAATCCGGATGATGTCAATGCAGCCAATGCGGTTCGCGTTGCCCCTAATCCCATTGTCTCTAATGAAAGCGGTCTTATAATGTGGCTGGTAGCCGGTGTTTTCGGTATCCTGTTCATGTTCTGTGGGTATCTGCTGATCTACAATGTGTTTGAAATTGCTGTAACAAATGATATTCGGCAATATGGTCTACTTAGGACTGTGGGAACGACTTCCCAGCAGATCAAGCGTTTAGTCAATCGGCAGGCACTGTACTTGTTCCTGATCGGTACGCCACTCGGTCTGTTTTTTGGCACATTGCTTGGCCGCAGTATTCTGCCTGCTGCACTCCAGATATTTGCGGTTGATTTCAGCGGAGGAAACATTGAGGTCGGCACACTCCCCTATTTGGGGATTATCGCAGGTGCGATTCTGTTCTCAGGACTCACGGTTTATATCAGCACCAGAAAGTCGGTGAAGAAAGCCTCCCGTGTGTCACCTATTGAGGCAATCCGCTATGTAGAGCAGGACATGGTTTCCATAAAGCGAAAAAAGACAGCTTCCGGAGCAGTTATCCCTCGCATGGCGAAGGCCAACCTTCAGCGCAATAAGCGCCGGACAGTCTTTATTGTGATTTCCCTAACTTTGAGCATCGTCCTCCTGAACTCGGTGTTCATAGTTAGTGGTAGCTTTGACGAAGATGCCTATATCGAAAACCAGAGCCGAAGTGATTTCAGAGTATATAGTCCAGGCATTCAGGCGGCGTTTGGAAATGACTTTGGGCATAATAGTGCTGTTCCAGAGAAAGCGGTAGAGGAAATCAAGGCACAGCCCGGAGTTACAAGCGAAGTCTACCTATACCGAAACACTTTTGAAGATGACCATATCTCCTGTGACTGGGGAACTCCTTATGTGGTTGATAACACAAATAAGGAGCTGCGAATGATGCCGGAACATCTCAATTTAGGTGTTTACCAAACGGGAACAGAAAGGGACTATGCCGCTCTGACTGCGGATAACCACCCTCTCGGAAATGTGTTTGGCTTTTCGGAAAACTTCTTCGATCAGCTCGACATTATCGAAGGTGAAACTGATTTATCTGTCTTAAAAGACAAACTTTGGAATGGCAACAATGTAATCTTAATGGGCGAATATAACGATCATGGTAACTTTGGTGGTGCGGAAGCCGCCGCTTATCGTGGATTATCTGTTGGAGATACCATTCAATTTTATGAAAATGGAACTCCAACCGAGGAGTTTACCATTATCGCAAAAGCCGCAGCTACTGATGGAGATGTGACTGTGACTGGCGGCGGTTCAAATATCGCACAAATAATAGAAGGTCCAAGAATTTTTATGGCTGAAAACAAATTCAAGGAGATTTATGAAACTCCTACCTTGTACGGTTTTTTATTTGATGTAGAGGAACAGTACCAGCAGGAGATGGAAACCTATCTGGCGCAGGATACAGATGTTGCCTATACTTCTATCTTGACGATGAAAGCAACTGTTTCCGGTGTAAAAAATGTTGTCCTGCTGATTGGCGGAATGATTGGCGCGGTATTTGCCCTGGTTGGTCTAATCAACTTCATCAACCTGGTTATGACCAATATCATTACCCGACGTCATGAGTTTGCCACCATGCAGAGCATCGGTATGACGAACCGGCAGCTCCGAAAGATGATGATTTCTGAAAGTTTCTCCTATGTGCTGCTGGCCGGGATTGTTGGTACGCTGGCTGCTGCTGTGCTTGGCATAACATTGGTAAGATCTTTTGTAGAGATCAGCCCAAGCAGTATTATGATGACATTCCAGATGACCTTGCTCCCGGCGCTGATTATGCTGATTCTGTTTTTGGCATTGGCGTTTATCGTTCCCGTTGTCGCACTCCGGCTCTTTAACAATCGAAGTGTCGTAGAACGGCTTCGGGTAAATGAGTAA
- a CDS encoding ABC transporter ATP-binding protein, with translation MSILQTTELKKYYGAEPNITRALDGVTLSIEKGEFVAIVGTSGSGKSTLLNMIGGLDVPTSGQVVVDGKELSKLKDEELTVFRRRKIGFIFQNYNLVPVLNVYENIVLPVELDGNKVDKKFMNEVVQMLGLEDKLNNMPNNLSGGQQQRVAIARALVSKPAIVLADEPTGNLDSKTSADVLGLLKTTSQKFHQTLVMITHNNEIAQLADRIIRIEDGKIVQ, from the coding sequence ATGAGCATTTTGCAAACGACTGAACTGAAAAAATATTATGGCGCAGAGCCGAACATTACCAGAGCCTTGGATGGTGTGACCCTCTCTATCGAAAAGGGTGAATTTGTAGCCATCGTGGGAACCTCCGGCAGCGGTAAATCCACGTTGCTGAACATGATCGGCGGGCTGGATGTACCCACCTCCGGCCAGGTGGTCGTGGATGGCAAGGAGTTGTCCAAACTCAAAGACGAGGAACTGACCGTCTTCCGCAGAAGAAAGATCGGCTTTATCTTCCAGAACTACAATCTGGTGCCGGTGCTGAATGTCTACGAAAACATTGTGCTGCCTGTGGAGCTGGACGGAAACAAGGTAGACAAGAAGTTTATGAACGAAGTCGTTCAGATGCTGGGGCTGGAGGATAAGCTGAACAATATGCCCAATAACCTCTCCGGCGGCCAGCAGCAGCGCGTAGCCATTGCCCGCGCCTTGGTGTCAAAGCCCGCTATTGTTTTGGCTGATGAACCCACCGGCAACTTGGACAGCAAAACCAGCGCCGATGTGCTGGGGCTTCTGAAAACCACAAGTCAGAAATTCCACCAGACCCTCGTGATGATTACCCATAATAATGAGATCGCTCAGCTTGCCGACCGCATTATTCGGATCGAGGATGGTAAGATCGTGCAGTAA
- a CDS encoding FtsX-like permease family protein, which translates to MNDILFGNNNSKVITKLSKRYFKKNKVRNLAALLAIILTAFLFTSITSLAFNMASSIQLSLQMQKGSKADGTLGYMTEKQYEQLVNSDFVDQAGHRRIIGYASNTSSHSIEINYEDSVQQELTFCVPTHGAAPEKANEIATTDLALKALGVEPEIGAEVPLEFELRGKTYHYDMVLSGWWEASNDSVSVATVSEQFIKENPDVVQNTYAVDHVMSGVTFSDVVLKNKANVQQQLNEFVYSIGGNPEDMGADNFILASENQMSQGLTSSESIVPAVVFILMFVVCGYLLIYNIFDISVMQDVRQYGLLRTIGTSTRQIKSIVNRQAVWLTLIGLPIGLIAGFFAGWVLLPIVTEIINLEYSMVGTSVSTSPLIFVIAALFTILTVLISTRKPAKKAAKISPLEAIRYTEQNAYKKSSAKRTNRVKLSRMAFSNLGRNRRRSAFIIISLLLCIVLFNSIIIVTQSLDEEKWVNRVTRTDFNVYNSAAFNVMEGVQHHEDTLSQQAVDLIAGQPGVEDERYLYRNTKDDRNVLVDYGFEDLSGIELFHEEEGVVNQSYQGYSLYTSSDTERRYFGNVMGASENFWADMRIFEGEKDAETLTQKMATGEYVIIGCPIDKLTEEPNNTPLTDQLQVGESISFYKDGELVKTSTILAKAILVGTETETPTGTTAQAHIAGDAPFVYLPDTVFKEIYDAPTLLTYGFNVEEALQPQMEEFLSSYVSENTSVAYTSTKLLKEQLDSVRSMILVIGGLIGCIMAFAGLINFTNMIITNIITRRHEFATMQSIGMTGKQLRRLMVYEGIYYAAGADIIGGAAAAVLAVTVLKSALNGPSMWFFTLNITLVPVLVIGVLYLLLAAVIPLIVLHFFNKGTVVERLRTSE; encoded by the coding sequence ATGAATGATATTTTATTTGGCAACAATAATTCCAAAGTAATTACCAAGCTATCCAAACGCTATTTCAAGAAGAATAAGGTACGCAATCTGGCTGCACTGCTGGCAATTATCCTGACTGCTTTCCTGTTTACCTCTATCACTTCCCTGGCGTTCAATATGGCGTCCTCCATCCAACTCTCTCTGCAAATGCAGAAAGGCAGCAAGGCGGATGGCACTTTGGGGTATATGACGGAGAAACAGTACGAGCAGCTTGTAAACAGCGATTTTGTGGACCAGGCAGGACACCGGCGTATCATTGGCTATGCAAGCAACACTTCCAGCCATTCCATTGAAATCAATTATGAAGATAGTGTGCAGCAGGAACTGACCTTCTGTGTGCCTACCCACGGAGCTGCACCGGAGAAAGCGAATGAGATCGCCACTACGGATTTGGCGCTGAAGGCGCTGGGTGTAGAACCTGAGATCGGCGCAGAGGTTCCGTTAGAATTTGAACTGCGGGGGAAAACTTATCATTACGATATGGTGCTTTCCGGCTGGTGGGAAGCAAGCAATGACTCTGTGAGCGTTGCGACTGTTTCAGAGCAGTTTATAAAAGAAAATCCCGATGTGGTTCAGAACACTTATGCGGTAGACCATGTAATGTCCGGCGTTACTTTTTCCGATGTCGTGCTGAAGAATAAAGCAAATGTTCAGCAGCAGTTGAATGAGTTCGTTTACTCCATTGGCGGCAATCCAGAGGATATGGGCGCAGACAATTTCATTCTCGCCTCCGAAAATCAAATGTCCCAGGGATTGACTTCATCAGAGTCCATCGTGCCTGCTGTTGTATTTATCCTGATGTTTGTCGTGTGCGGATACCTGCTGATCTACAATATCTTTGATATTTCCGTGATGCAGGATGTTCGTCAATACGGTCTGCTGCGGACGATTGGAACTTCCACACGGCAGATCAAGAGCATTGTGAACCGTCAGGCGGTCTGGCTCACGCTGATCGGACTGCCTATTGGTCTGATTGCCGGTTTCTTTGCCGGTTGGGTGCTGCTTCCTATCGTGACAGAGATCATTAACCTTGAATACTCTATGGTGGGTACATCCGTATCGACCTCGCCCCTGATCTTTGTTATTGCCGCTCTCTTTACAATTTTGACCGTGCTTATCAGCACCCGGAAGCCTGCAAAAAAGGCGGCAAAGATTTCTCCTCTGGAGGCGATCCGCTACACCGAGCAGAACGCCTATAAAAAGAGCAGTGCCAAGCGTACCAATAGAGTAAAGCTGTCCCGCATGGCCTTTTCCAACCTGGGGCGCAATCGCCGGCGTTCAGCGTTTATCATTATTTCCCTGCTTCTGTGCATCGTCCTGTTTAACTCTATCATCATTGTGACGCAAAGCCTTGATGAAGAAAAGTGGGTAAACCGTGTTACCAGAACAGATTTTAATGTCTATAACTCCGCCGCATTTAATGTAATGGAGGGCGTTCAGCACCATGAAGATACGCTCTCACAACAGGCAGTGGATCTGATTGCCGGACAGCCCGGAGTTGAGGATGAACGCTATCTTTACCGAAATACAAAAGACGATAGAAATGTGCTGGTTGACTATGGGTTTGAAGATTTAAGCGGTATAGAGCTATTCCATGAGGAAGAAGGCGTTGTAAATCAAAGCTATCAGGGATATAGCCTGTACACAAGTTCTGATACCGAAAGGCGCTATTTTGGTAATGTGATGGGAGCCTCCGAGAATTTCTGGGCGGATATGCGTATTTTTGAAGGCGAAAAAGATGCCGAAACCTTAACGCAGAAAATGGCTACCGGAGAATATGTCATTATTGGTTGCCCCATCGACAAATTGACAGAGGAACCAAATAACACTCCGCTGACCGATCAGTTACAGGTCGGGGAGAGCATTTCCTTCTACAAGGATGGGGAACTGGTCAAAACCAGCACCATCCTTGCAAAAGCGATTCTCGTGGGAACAGAAACAGAAACGCCCACAGGCACTACCGCTCAGGCACACATCGCCGGTGATGCTCCTTTTGTATATCTGCCGGACACTGTATTCAAGGAAATCTATGACGCTCCCACGCTTCTGACTTATGGATTCAATGTGGAGGAAGCCTTGCAGCCGCAGATGGAAGAATTCTTGAGCAGCTATGTGAGCGAAAATACTTCGGTTGCCTATACTTCCACCAAGCTGTTGAAAGAGCAACTTGATTCGGTCCGCAGCATGATTCTGGTTATCGGCGGTTTGATTGGCTGCATCATGGCCTTTGCGGGACTGATCAACTTTACCAACATGATTATTACCAACATCATCACCCGCCGCCATGAGTTCGCTACCATGCAAAGCATCGGTATGACCGGCAAGCAGCTTCGCCGCCTGATGGTCTATGAGGGCATCTATTATGCCGCCGGCGCAGACATTATTGGCGGAGCAGCCGCAGCGGTCCTGGCAGTCACGGTGCTAAAGAGCGCATTAAATGGCCCCTCCATGTGGTTCTTTACCCTGAACATTACATTGGTTCCTGTTCTGGTCATTGGTGTGCTTTATCTGCTGCTGGCTGCGGTCATTCCGCTGATTGTTCTCCACTTCTTTAACAAGGGAACTGTGGTGGAACGGCTGAGGACTTCGGAGTAA